In one Candidatus Planktophila vernalis genomic region, the following are encoded:
- a CDS encoding histidine phosphatase family protein: MVGNRIVIWRHGQTDWNKINRFQGHSDIPLNEVGKVQVTRAAQVLAGMNPTQIISSDLGRAKETAQSLADLTGLGFSSHESLRETNGGLWEGKTGSQNRAEDFHNFIRWIDGDDSPAGTTGERRSEVASRAVGEILKALEGKTEQLLVVATHGGTARCVLGELLQLPLSHWGVLGGLSNASWSVLQRNPRQWNLVEHNAGSIPEPVYGEESGATFV, encoded by the coding sequence ATGGTAGGTAATCGAATTGTTATTTGGCGCCATGGACAAACAGACTGGAACAAGATAAACCGTTTTCAAGGCCATTCTGATATTCCACTCAATGAAGTTGGAAAAGTACAAGTAACTCGAGCAGCCCAAGTTTTAGCGGGCATGAATCCAACGCAAATTATTTCAAGTGATTTAGGTCGAGCGAAAGAAACCGCACAATCTCTCGCAGATTTAACTGGCTTGGGTTTTTCTTCACATGAATCACTACGTGAAACTAATGGTGGTTTGTGGGAAGGTAAAACTGGTTCACAAAATCGTGCCGAAGATTTCCATAACTTTATTCGCTGGATTGATGGCGACGATAGTCCAGCTGGCACAACAGGGGAGCGACGCAGTGAAGTTGCATCTCGAGCAGTTGGTGAAATCCTAAAAGCTTTAGAAGGAAAAACTGAACAACTCTTAGTTGTTGCAACACATGGTGGAACAGCCAGATGCGTTCTAGGTGAATTACTTCAACTTCCACTTTCGCATTGGGGAGTTTTGGGTGGACTTTCAAATGCATCATGGTCGGTCCTTCAAAGAAATCCCCGTCAGTGGAATTTAGTCGAACACAACGCTGGATCTATTCCAGAACCTGTTTATGGCGAAGAAAGTGGAGCAACTTTCGTTTAA
- a CDS encoding PLP-dependent cysteine synthase family protein, with the protein MKTILDAIGNTPLINIEGIWVKMEYLNPSGSIKARMAKYMIERAEEEGLLKPGDTIVEASSGNTGNAMSMIAAVKGYKMLVIMPDGMSPERTAISEAFGAEVHTMGDFHVNDALEEARRRGAMPGFFAPQQFDNEWNVEENRQWLGQEILQQMPVLPDLLVSGVGTGGTVIGVGQAFKAANPKCKVIALEPSESCTILCGEVSKHLIEGIADGFIPGIVTRHHHELDGVIDVGSEESIAEMRRLARVHGIFVGPSSGAHMIAAKRLKEQYGVENVVTFFCDEGEKYINDYWLKK; encoded by the coding sequence ATGAAGACAATTCTAGATGCCATCGGTAATACGCCATTAATTAATATTGAAGGCATTTGGGTCAAGATGGAGTATTTGAATCCATCTGGTTCTATTAAAGCGCGAATGGCTAAATACATGATTGAACGTGCGGAAGAAGAAGGCTTATTAAAGCCTGGTGACACAATTGTTGAAGCAAGTAGCGGTAATACTGGAAATGCAATGAGCATGATTGCAGCAGTTAAGGGCTACAAAATGTTAGTAATCATGCCCGATGGGATGAGTCCAGAGCGCACAGCAATCTCTGAAGCATTTGGCGCAGAAGTTCACACCATGGGAGATTTCCATGTTAACGACGCGCTAGAAGAAGCACGTCGGCGCGGAGCAATGCCAGGTTTTTTTGCACCACAACAATTTGATAATGAATGGAACGTGGAAGAGAACCGTCAGTGGCTAGGTCAAGAGATTTTGCAACAAATGCCAGTTTTACCAGATCTACTCGTCAGTGGAGTTGGAACAGGCGGAACAGTTATTGGCGTGGGACAAGCCTTCAAAGCTGCAAATCCAAAGTGCAAGGTGATTGCGCTAGAGCCGTCTGAATCATGCACAATTTTGTGTGGAGAAGTCTCAAAGCATTTAATTGAAGGAATCGCTGATGGCTTTATTCCAGGCATTGTTACCCGCCATCATCATGAATTAGATGGAGTTATTGATGTGGGCTCAGAAGAGTCAATTGCTGAGATGCGCCGTTTGGCAAGAGTGCATGGCATTTTCGTAGGCCCATCTTCAGGAGCACACATGATTGCAGCAAAGAGATTGAAGGAGCAGTACGGTGTTGAAAACGTCGTTACTTTCTTCTGTGATGAGGGCGAGAAGTACATCAACGACTACTGGCTTAAGAAGTAA
- the leuS gene encoding leucine--tRNA ligase, protein MNNNVNDEREHAAYDFAYVQEKWLPIWDQVQPFKSGRPDDKREKKYVLDMFPYPSGDLHMGHAEAYALGDVIARYWVQKGFNVMHPIAWDAFGLPAENAAIKRNSDPRIWTYENIAVQKASMRRFACSFDWDRVFNTCDPEYYKWNQWLFLKLHERGLAYRKDSAVNWCPGCQTVLANEQVVAGLCERCDSAVTKKKLNQWYFKITDYADRLLDDMAQLEGKWPEKVLMMQRNWIGRSTGANVSFVIEGRTAPVTIYTTRPDTLYGATFMVVAADSELAAELVVGTGIETEFNAYLEKIKADSDIDRLATDRPKSGVFLNRYAINPVNGAKLPIWASDYVLADYGTGAIMAVPAHDQRDLDFAKAFKLPVVVVVETGEEDPNTSGVATTGDGKLVNSGALNGLNKADAIAAINSQLEKDGLGKSARNYRLRDWLVSRQRYWGTPIPIIHCPSCGEVPVPADQLPLTLPDAKGLDLKPKGTSPLGAATDWVNVACPKCGAASKRDTDTMDTFVDSSWYYLRYPSSTVHDEPFSKKDIETWLPVDQYVGGVTHAILHLLYSRFFTKVLSDMGMVNFNEPFTRLLNQGMVVMDGSAMSKSRGNLVALSDELEKHGVDAIRLSMVFAGPPEDDVDWSDVSPSGSVKFLTRAWRLSGDVTSAPGADFSKGDVSLRKATHKALNDAGFAVESFRFNVAVARVMELVNATRKAIDSGCGGSDPAVREAVEAIAIMISLVAPFTAEEMWERLGHKPAVALAGWPAVDPKLLVADSVEAVIQINGKIKERIDVSPTITDAELEALALAHPTIVAELGTNAPKKVIARAPKLVNIVA, encoded by the coding sequence ATGAATAACAACGTGAATGACGAGCGCGAGCACGCGGCATATGACTTTGCCTACGTGCAGGAAAAATGGCTGCCCATTTGGGATCAAGTTCAGCCATTTAAATCTGGTCGCCCGGATGACAAACGTGAAAAGAAATATGTCTTGGATATGTTTCCTTATCCATCAGGTGATCTTCACATGGGTCATGCCGAGGCATATGCATTAGGTGATGTGATTGCCCGTTACTGGGTGCAAAAGGGATTTAACGTTATGCACCCAATTGCTTGGGATGCTTTTGGTTTACCTGCTGAAAACGCTGCAATCAAACGTAATTCTGATCCACGCATCTGGACCTATGAAAACATTGCTGTGCAAAAAGCATCGATGCGACGATTTGCATGTTCATTTGACTGGGACCGAGTCTTTAATACGTGCGATCCTGAATACTATAAATGGAATCAATGGTTATTTTTAAAGCTGCACGAGCGCGGACTTGCTTATCGAAAAGATTCAGCAGTGAACTGGTGTCCTGGTTGCCAAACTGTTTTAGCTAATGAGCAAGTAGTTGCAGGACTTTGTGAGCGTTGTGATTCAGCCGTAACGAAGAAGAAGTTGAATCAGTGGTATTTCAAGATCACTGATTACGCCGATCGTTTACTAGATGACATGGCTCAACTTGAGGGCAAGTGGCCTGAAAAAGTCTTAATGATGCAGCGCAACTGGATTGGTCGTTCAACTGGTGCCAATGTTTCCTTTGTAATTGAAGGCCGCACGGCACCTGTAACCATCTACACAACCCGTCCAGATACTTTATATGGCGCGACTTTCATGGTTGTTGCTGCCGATAGTGAACTTGCTGCAGAGTTAGTGGTTGGTACAGGAATCGAAACAGAGTTCAATGCTTATCTTGAAAAAATCAAGGCTGATAGCGATATTGATCGTCTAGCAACAGATCGTCCTAAGAGTGGAGTTTTCCTAAATCGCTATGCGATTAACCCTGTAAATGGAGCAAAGCTACCTATCTGGGCAAGTGATTATGTTCTAGCTGATTACGGCACCGGTGCCATCATGGCTGTTCCAGCTCACGATCAGCGAGATTTAGATTTTGCTAAAGCATTTAAATTGCCTGTAGTTGTAGTTGTTGAAACTGGGGAAGAAGATCCCAATACAAGTGGTGTTGCAACAACGGGAGATGGAAAATTAGTTAACTCAGGCGCACTCAATGGTCTTAATAAGGCCGATGCAATCGCTGCTATTAACAGCCAATTAGAAAAAGATGGTCTTGGAAAATCTGCCCGTAACTACCGTTTGCGCGATTGGTTAGTCTCTCGTCAGCGCTACTGGGGAACTCCAATTCCAATTATTCACTGCCCATCATGTGGTGAAGTTCCTGTTCCTGCAGATCAACTTCCACTTACTTTGCCTGATGCAAAAGGTTTAGATTTAAAGCCAAAGGGAACATCACCACTGGGTGCTGCAACTGATTGGGTCAATGTTGCATGTCCTAAGTGTGGGGCTGCATCAAAGAGAGATACTGACACGATGGATACCTTCGTGGATTCATCCTGGTATTACTTACGTTATCCATCATCTACTGTGCACGATGAACCATTTTCAAAGAAAGATATTGAAACGTGGTTGCCAGTTGATCAATATGTTGGCGGCGTAACACATGCGATTTTGCACCTTCTCTACAGCCGCTTCTTTACTAAAGTATTAAGCGACATGGGCATGGTTAATTTCAATGAACCATTTACCCGCCTGCTCAACCAAGGAATGGTTGTCATGGATGGCTCTGCGATGTCAAAGAGCCGTGGCAACCTTGTTGCACTCTCTGATGAACTTGAAAAGCATGGCGTTGATGCAATTCGCTTGTCTATGGTTTTTGCTGGTCCACCAGAAGATGACGTTGACTGGTCTGATGTTTCACCATCGGGTTCAGTTAAATTCTTAACTCGTGCTTGGCGTTTATCTGGAGATGTAACAAGTGCTCCAGGGGCAGATTTTTCCAAGGGAGATGTCTCTCTGCGTAAAGCAACACACAAGGCATTAAATGATGCAGGATTTGCAGTTGAGTCATTCCGATTCAACGTCGCAGTCGCCCGCGTTATGGAGCTAGTAAATGCAACGCGTAAAGCGATTGACTCTGGTTGCGGAGGCTCTGATCCTGCAGTTCGCGAAGCTGTTGAAGCAATTGCAATCATGATTTCACTTGTTGCACCGTTTACAGCAGAAGAGATGTGGGAGCGATTGGGACATAAGCCTGCTGTGGCACTTGCAGGCTGGCCAGCGGTGGATCCAAAACTTCTTGTGGCAGATTCAGTGGAAGCCGTTATTCAAATTAATGGCAAGATTAAAGAGCGCATTGATGTCTCACCAACGATTACAGATGCAGAACTTGAGGCGTTAGCCCTTGCACACCCAACGATTGTTGCCGAACTAGGCACAAACGCACCGAAAAAGGTCATTGCGCGCGCGCCAAAACTAGTTAATATCGTCGCTTAA